Proteins encoded by one window of Taeniopygia guttata chromosome 1A, bTaeGut7.mat, whole genome shotgun sequence:
- the KRAS gene encoding GTPase KRas isoform X1 has protein sequence MTEYKLVVVGAGGVGKSALTIQLIQNHFVDEYDPTIEDSYRKQVVIDGETCLLDILDTAGQEEYSAMRDQYMRTGEGFLCVFAINNTKSFEDIHHYREQIKRVKDSEDVPMVLVGNKCDLPSRTVDTKQAQDLARSYGIPFIETSAKTRQRVEDAFYTLVREIRQYRVKKISKEEKTPGCVKIKKCLVM, from the exons ATGACAGAGTATAAACTTGTGGTGGTTGGAGCTGGTGGTGTAGGCAAGAGCGCCTTGACAATACAGCTAATCCAGAATCACTTTGTCGATGAATATGACCCCACAATAGAG GATTCCTACAGGAAGCAAGTAGTAATTGATGGAGAAACCTGTCTCTTGGATATTCTTGATACAGCAGGTCAAGAAGAATACAGTGCAATGAGGGACCAATATATGAGAACAGGGGAAGGCTTCCTGTGTGTGTTTGCCATAAACAATACAAAGTCTTTTGAAGATATTCACCATTATAG gGAACAAATAAAGAGAGTTAAAGACTCAGAAGATGTCCCAATGGTGCTAGTAGGAAACAAATGTGATTTGCCTTCCAGAACAGTAGACACAAAACAAGCTCAGGATTTAGCAAGAAGTTATGGAATTCCTTTCATTGAAACATCAGCAAAGACAAGACAG AGAGTGGAGGATGCTTTTTATACATTGGTGCGAGAGATCCGACAGtacagagtgaaaaaaatcagcaaagaagaaaagactCCAGGGtgtgtgaaaattaaaaaatgccttGTAATGTAA